The following coding sequences lie in one Zingiber officinale cultivar Zhangliang chromosome 2B, Zo_v1.1, whole genome shotgun sequence genomic window:
- the LOC122048614 gene encoding HMG1/2-like protein, with amino-acid sequence MREKSKTDASKKIDTKVLVKKGSEWAAKKPRKSKAGKDPNTPKRPQSAFFVFMEEFRKMFKEKNPNNKSIAAVTGGDKWKSLTKEEKAPYIAKAAMFKADYTKTMVAYNKGQFGGGGGSRATAADEDEEEEGEESDKSKSEVNDDNEDDEEEEDEEDDE; translated from the exons ATGAGGGAGAAATCGAAGACTGACGCTTCCAAGAAAATTGATACCAA GGTTTTGGTGAAGAAGGGATCGGAATGGGCGGCGAAGAAGCCAAGGAAGTCCAAAGCTGGCAAGGATCCCAACACGCCCAAGAGGCCTCAGAGTGCCTTCTTCGTCTTCAT GGAAGAATTTCGGAAGATGTTCAAGGAAAAGAACCCTAATAACAAGTCGATCGCAGCGGTTA CTGGAGGAGACAAGTGGAAATCTTTGACGAAAGAA GAGAAAGCTCCATACATAGCCAAGGCAGCAATGTTCAAAGCCGATTATACCAAAACCATGGTTGCCTACAACAAAGGCCAG TttggtggaggaggaggaagtCGTGCTACTGCCgcagatgaagatgaagaagaagaaggcgaggAATCCGACAAGTCAAAATCTGAGGTGAATGATGACAATGaggatgatgaagaagaagag GATGAAGAGGATGATGAATAA
- the LOC122048615 gene encoding acid beta-fructofuranosidase 2, vacuolar-like: MLRWQRTAFHFQPEKNWMNDPNGPMYYKGWYHLFYQYNPEAAVWGNISWGHAVSKDLVRWLHLPLAMVPDRWYDANGAWTGSATILPDGRLAMLYTGATTEWVQVQNLAFPADPSDPLLLAWVKSEANPVVVPPQGVNVKDFRDPTTAWYVASEDAWLVAIGSKNDAQRHAGIVLVYKTADFLRFELLPDLLHAVEGTGMWECVDFFPVATEEETGLDTSEPAGDFVKHVLKVSLDDDRNDYYAIGTYDAKKNEWVPDDPEKDVGIGLRYDYGRFYASKTFFDPVMKRRILLGWISESDSERADAAKGWASLMSIPRTVLFDQKTGSNLLQWPVSEVDTLRLAGKEFGSLELAAGSVIPLDVGSTATQLDIVAEFAVREPALAKANESDLGGYSCSNSGGSAARGLLGPFGLLVLADQELSEQTAVYFYIGNGADGRMATHFCQDELRSSEASDTVKRVAGSIVPVLEGETLSVRILVDHSIVESFAQGGRRCITSRVYPTRVMQGVSRVFLFNNATGGGVTCKSLKVWQMNSAFIRPFDDYDESSATRFKYSSIFSWNFLHLFWSVTMEDIGKINVTMTTGEYELFKEAKRVFEEKLPKGYKPPAIGEYDGSKDPEDHLQKFENAVLLHQYNDAIKCRVFLNTLFDLTQKWFDGLLNGSITYFQDFKNAFLHHFANSRKYQKIDHCIFALKQGSAEPLRREFFQTLIREPMKNFDEKLGKAANYINVEESQVAQRKADKVPAPANKSEKRPPQPPAQPFPRSKDT; encoded by the exons ATGCTCCGCTGGCAACGCACTGCCTTCCACTTCCAGCCCGAGAAGAACTGGATGAATG ATCCTAATG GGCCGATGTACTACAAGGGATGGTATCACCTGTTCTACCAGTACAACCCGGAGGCGGCGGTGTGGGGGAACATATCGTGGGGCCACGCCGTGTCCAAGGACCTGGTCCGGTGGCTCCACCTGCCGCTGGCCATGGTCCCCGACCGCTGGTACGATGCTAACGGCGCATGGACCGGATCCGCCACCATCCTCCCCGACGGGCGCCTCGCCATGCTCTACACCGGCGCCACCACCGAGTGGGTCCAGGTTCAGAACCTCGCCTTCCCGGCCGACCCGTCCGACCCGCTCCTGCTCGCCTGGGTCAAGTCCGAGGCGAACCCCGTGGTCGTCCCGCCGCAGGGAGTCAACGTGAAGGACTTCCGCGACCCCACCACGGCCTGGTACGTGGCCTCTGAGGACGCGTGGCTCGTCGCAATTGGGTCCAAGAACGACGCTCAGCGGCACGCCGGGATCGTGCTGGTCTACAAGACGGCGGACTTCCTGCGGTTCGAACTGCTGCCCGACTTGCTGCACGCGGTGGAGGGCACGGGGATGTGGGAGTGCGTGGACTTCTTCCCAGTGGCGACGGAGGAGGAGACGGGGCTGGACACGTCGGAGCCGGCGGGAGACTTTGTGAAGCACGTGCTTAAGGTCAGCCTGGACGACGACCGGAACGATTACTACGCCATCGGCACGTACGACGCCAAGAAGAACGAGTGGGTGCCTGACGACCCGGAGAAGGACGTCGGCATCGGCCTGCGCTACGACTACGGCAGGTTCTACGCCTCCAAGACGTTCTTCGACCCCGTGATGAAGCGCCGAATCCTGCTGGGTTGGATCAGCGAGTCCGACAGCGAGCGCGCCGACGCCGCCAAGGGCTGGGCTTCCCTCATG AGCATCCCCAGAACGGTGCTCTTTGACCAGAAGACGGGCAGCAACCTCCTCCAGTGGCCGGTCTCCGAGGTGGACACGCTGAGGCTCGCCGGAAAAGAGTTTGGCAGCCTCGAACTCGCCGCCGGCTCCGTCATCCCCTTGGATGTTGGCTCCACAGCCACCCAG CTGGACATCGTGGCGGAGTTTGCGGTCAGAGAACCGGCGCTGGCGAAAGCGAACGAATCCGACCTCGGCGGGTACAGCTGCAGCAACAGCGGCGGCTCCGCCGCCAGGGGACTGCTCGGGCCGTTCGGCTTGCTCGTGTTGGCCGACCAGGAGCTATCGGAGCAGACCGCAGTTTACTTCTACATCGGCAACGGAGCCGACGGCCGCATGGCCACCCATTTCTGCCAAGACGAGCTGAGGTCGTCGGAAGCCAGCGACACCGTGAAGAGAGTGGCCGGAAGCATAGTCCCCGTGCTGGAAGGCGAAACCTTATCCGTTCGCATACTG GTGGATCACTCCATCGTGGAGAGCTTCGCACAGGGAGGGAGAAGGTGCATCACGTCGCGGGTGTACCCGACGAGGGTAATGCAGGGCGTATCGAGGGTGTTCCTGTTCAACAACGCCACCGGCGGCGGCGTCACCTGCAAGTCGCTCAAGGTGTGGCAGATGAACTCCGCCTTCATCAGGCCGTTCGACGACTACGACGAGTCATCGGCGACGAGATTCAAATACAGTTCCATCTTCTCCTG GAACttccttcacctgttctggagcGTGACGATGGAGGATATCGGAAAGATCAACGTCACTATGACAACAGGAGAGTACGAActgttcaaggaggccaagag GGTATTTGAGGAGAAGCTACCGAAGGGGTACAAGCCTCCAGCTATTGGGGAATACGATGGTAGCAAGGACCCAGAGGATCATCTCCAAAAATTTGAGAACGCTGTGTTGCTGCACCAATATAATGATGCTATCAAGTGCCGAGTGTTCTTAAACACTCTGTTTGACTTGACacaaaagtggttcgatggattgctgAATGGATCCATCACCTATTTTCAAGACTTCAAGAACGCTTTCCTGCACCATTTCGCCAATAGTAGGAAGTATCAGAAGATAGACCACTGTATCTTCGCCCTCAAGCAAGGGTCTGCAGAGCCCTTGAGAA GGGAGTTCTTTCAAACCCTCATCCGAGAGCCTATGAAGAATTTTGATGAGAAGCTGGGGAAGGCAGCCAACTACATTAATGTAGAAGAATCCCAGGTGGCCCAGAGGAAAGCAGACAAGGTGCCTGCTCCTGCCAACAAATCAGAGAAAAGGCCGCCCCAACCTCCAGCTCAACCCTTTCCTCGCTCCAAGGACACTTGA